A genomic window from Sulfurospirillum multivorans DSM 12446 includes:
- a CDS encoding 4Fe-4S dicluster domain-containing protein — MQKAFLVDGSICLGCNTCAMACKNQYHQDDGILWRKVREIGAEDYLIDNNNILPALTSYQKAPKVQMPMERFYFSLACNHCENPACVAICPVGAHTKDPETGICKHDQTICIGCGGCVKACPFGASKFNTKMGQAEKCSMCWERQADGKTTACVQSCPVGAIAIIDLHDPKYKEYANAAPIGIDYAINAETKPSTRFIHPSMPKEVYRLPKG, encoded by the coding sequence ATGCAAAAAGCTTTTTTAGTCGATGGCAGTATCTGTCTAGGATGTAATACGTGTGCAATGGCCTGTAAAAATCAGTATCATCAAGATGATGGAATTTTATGGCGCAAAGTAAGGGAAATTGGGGCAGAAGATTATTTGATAGACAACAACAATATCTTGCCAGCCTTAACGTCGTATCAAAAAGCACCAAAAGTGCAGATGCCGATGGAGCGTTTCTATTTTTCATTGGCGTGTAACCATTGTGAAAATCCAGCATGCGTGGCGATTTGTCCTGTGGGTGCGCATACGAAAGACCCTGAAACGGGCATTTGTAAACATGACCAAACGATCTGTATTGGCTGTGGAGGATGCGTTAAAGCGTGTCCGTTTGGTGCTTCAAAGTTCAATACCAAAATGGGACAAGCCGAGAAGTGCAGTATGTGTTGGGAAAGGCAAGCCGATGGCAAAACAACGGCGTGTGTTCAGTCCTGTCCTGTAGGCGCGATCGCGATTATCGATCTTCACGATCCAAAATACAAAGAGTATGCGAATGCTGCGCCGATTGGCATTGATTATGCGATTAATGCGGAGACGAAACCGAGCACACGCTTCATTCATCCATCCATGCCCAAAGAGGTTTACAGACTTCCAAAAGGATAA
- a CDS encoding response regulator transcription factor has protein sequence MDKLFLERLKTLTILYAEDEEGIRKNIAASLRYYTKEVIEAENGKIALELYRREKPDIVLTDILMPVMNGVDLVREIRKTDEETPLVIISAHTDREYLLKVVDLHLEQYIIKPVNLNGLLEALARCLKRISQTHTIVYELPCGYSYDVDHKLLSYEGETIHLNKKEAGFLELLLHNKQRIVTYDELQAHVWQDDVMTDSALRSLVRNLRKKLPKDFITNLSGVGYRFEMC, from the coding sequence GTGGATAAACTTTTTTTGGAACGATTGAAGACGCTCACTATTCTCTATGCCGAAGATGAAGAGGGCATCCGTAAAAACATTGCCGCATCGCTTCGCTACTATACCAAAGAGGTCATCGAAGCGGAGAATGGCAAAATTGCTTTAGAGCTCTACAGACGTGAAAAACCTGATATTGTACTGACTGATATTTTAATGCCCGTGATGAACGGCGTGGATCTGGTACGAGAGATTCGTAAAACCGATGAAGAGACACCTTTGGTCATTATCTCGGCGCACACCGATAGGGAGTATCTGCTCAAAGTCGTCGATCTGCATTTAGAGCAGTACATCATCAAACCAGTCAATCTTAACGGTCTTTTAGAAGCGCTTGCACGCTGTTTGAAACGCATTTCCCAAACGCATACGATTGTCTATGAACTTCCCTGTGGCTACTCGTACGATGTCGATCATAAATTGCTGAGCTATGAAGGTGAGACCATTCATCTCAATAAAAAAGAGGCGGGATTTTTGGAGTTACTGCTGCATAATAAACAACGCATTGTCACCTACGATGAGTTGCAAGCCCATGTCTGGCAAGATGATGTAATGACCGATAGCGCGCTTCGTTCACTCGTGCGCAATTTACGCAAGAAATTACCGAAAGATTTTATTACCAATTTATCAGGGGTTGGGTACCGATTTGAGATGTGCTAG